The Impatiens glandulifera chromosome 3, dImpGla2.1, whole genome shotgun sequence genome contains a region encoding:
- the LOC124931293 gene encoding uncharacterized protein LOC124931293 isoform X3 gives MDGNYDHQPLPPGVQPYPNQPQPVQGYWRPQQPSHMPMNHLFPLPPPHMLPTPPTEGFYPNVRPLAQFDNHQPTTHIPYGNSNGSQNVIQHNFPMSQPLNVSPHPAALQPDGKQHDCGSNDDEQLKVNSGVSSDHGSKSWESCGIETAAQDAVLREQEIVTQKVIQTQRLARDASGPPGDSKDMFSRLDPNALKEHLLKMTSDHRAEMTSKHNKSSTIDEGNFDFGNGYGVPGGGAYYNAARPLSVGQGKSETDGEKNNHRVSIVNGESDMKGVSGDLPDYLKQKLKARGILKEGPAKEDSASNDYKLESSSIQSPVKLLHGWVETFDPATGAPYYYHESTGKSQWERPSETAKITVAPSSSFPQEWQEALDETTGQKYYYNTRTQLSQWEHPNSKQQSYTQHTETVNLRHAADNRYLSFDHKCLGCGGWGVGLVQLWGYCNHCTRSNMKPPVGKGNKKDPKRRTYDDDEDLDPMDPSAYSDAPRGGWVVGLKGVQPRAADTTATGPLFQQRPYPSPGAVLRKNAEIASQNKKPKLHMSAISKRGDGSDGLGDAD, from the exons atggatggaAACTATGACCACCAACCCCTGCCTCCTGGAGTTCAGCCTTACCCGAATCAACCGCAGCCTGTTCAAGGCTATTGGAGACCACAACAACCTTCCCACATGCCTATGAACCACTTGTTTCCTCTTCCGCCTCCCCATATGCTACCTACTCCTCCCACTGAAGGCTTTTATCCAAATGTTCGACCTTTGGCTCAATTTGATAATCATCAACCCACCACCCACATACCGTATGGTAACTCAAATGGAAGTCAAAATGTCATTCAACATAATTTTCCCATGTCTCAGCCCTTAAATGTGAGTCCCCATCCTGCCGCTTTGCAACCTGATGGTAAACAACATGATTGTGGGTCTAACGATGACGAGCAACTAAAAGTGAACTCTGGGGTTTCTTCAGATCATGGGAGCAAATCTTGGGAATCTTGTGGTATTGAAACAGCTGCCCAAGATGCTGTGTTGCGTGAACAA GAAATTGTCACCCAGAAGGTTATACAAACTCAGAG ACTAGCAAGAGATGCAAGTGGACCTCCTGGTGATAGCAAAGATATGTTTTCACGTCTTGACCCAAATGCTTTGAAG gAACATCTCTTGAAAATGACATCGGATCATCGTGCAGAGATGACATCTAAACATAACAAATCTTCTACAATTGATGAAG GTAATTTTGACTTCGGAAATGGATATGGTGTACCTGGTGGAGGAGCTTATTATAATGCTGCAAGACCTCTGTCTGTTGGACAAG GTAAGTCTGAAACTGATGGTGAGAAAAATAACCATAGAGTTTCTATAGTTAATGGAGAATCAGATATGAAAGGTGTATCAGGAGATTTGCCTGATTACCTGAAACAAAAGTTGAAAGCACGTGGAATACTAAAAGAAGGGCCTGCCAAAGAGGATTCCGCTTCTAACGATTAT AAGTTGGAGAGCTCATCAATCCAGTCACCAGTGAAGTTGCTTCATGGATGG GTTGAGACTTTTGACCCTGCTACTGGTGCTCCATATTACTATCATGAAAGCACAGGGAAGAGTCAGTGGGAAAGACCTTCTGAGACTGCAAAAATCACAGTTGCTCCATCTTCATCTTTTCCTCAAGAATGGCAAGAGGCTTTGGATGAAACAACAG GTCAAAAGTATTACTATAATACTAGGACCCAGTTGTCACAATGGGAGCATCCTAATTCTAAACAGCAGTCTTATACGCAGCATACCGAAACAGTGAATTTGAGGCATGCAGCTGATAACCGCTACTTGAGTTTTGATCACAAATGCTTAGGATGTGGTGGTTGGGGAGTTGGCCTAGTACAGTTATGGGGTTACTGCAATCATTGTACGAG GTCGAACATGAAACCTCCAGTTGGGAAAGGCAACAAAAAGGATCCCAAAAGACGTACCTATGATGACGATGAGGATTTGGATCCAATGGATCCTAGTGCTTACTCGGATGCTCCACGGGGTGGATG GGTTGTTGGGTTGAAAGGAGTACAGCCACGCGCAGCAGATACAACTGCCACg GGTCCTCTATTCCAACAACGCCCCTATCCATCGCCTGGTGCTGTCTTAAGGAAAAATGCAGAAATTGCCTCACAAAACAAGAAACCTAAACTTCACATGTCAGCCATTTCCAAGAGAGGTGATGGAAGCGATGGACTTGGGGATGCTGACTGA
- the LOC124931293 gene encoding uncharacterized protein LOC124931293 isoform X1: protein MDGNYDHQPLPPGVQPYPNQPQPVQGYWRPQQPSHMPMNHLFPLPPPHMLPTPPTEGFYPNVRPLAQFDNHQPTTHIPYGNSNGSQNVIQHNFPMSQPLNVSPHPAALQPDGKQHDCGSNDDEQLKVNSGVSSDHGSKSWESCGIETAAQDAVLREQEIVTQKVIQTQRLARDASGPPGDSKDMFSRLDPNALKEHLLKMTSDHRAEMTSKHNKSSTIDEGNFDFGNGYGVPGGGAYYNAARPLSVGQGKSETDGEKNNHRVSIVNGESDMKGVSGDLPDYLKQKLKARGILKEGPAKEDSASNDYKLESSSIQSPVKLLHGWVETFDPATGAPYYYHESTGKSQWERPSETAKITVAPSSSFPQEWQEALDETTGQKYYYNTRTQLSQWEHPNSKQQSYTQHTETVNLRHAADNRYLSFDHKCLGCGGWGVGLVQLWGYCNHCTRVLNLPQNKDVSVGEAPEKRLPKQRSNMKPPVGKGNKKDPKRRTYDDDEDLDPMDPSAYSDAPRGGWVVGLKGVQPRAADTTATGPLFQQRPYPSPGAVLRKNAEIASQNKKPKLHMSAISKRGDGSDGLGDAD, encoded by the exons atggatggaAACTATGACCACCAACCCCTGCCTCCTGGAGTTCAGCCTTACCCGAATCAACCGCAGCCTGTTCAAGGCTATTGGAGACCACAACAACCTTCCCACATGCCTATGAACCACTTGTTTCCTCTTCCGCCTCCCCATATGCTACCTACTCCTCCCACTGAAGGCTTTTATCCAAATGTTCGACCTTTGGCTCAATTTGATAATCATCAACCCACCACCCACATACCGTATGGTAACTCAAATGGAAGTCAAAATGTCATTCAACATAATTTTCCCATGTCTCAGCCCTTAAATGTGAGTCCCCATCCTGCCGCTTTGCAACCTGATGGTAAACAACATGATTGTGGGTCTAACGATGACGAGCAACTAAAAGTGAACTCTGGGGTTTCTTCAGATCATGGGAGCAAATCTTGGGAATCTTGTGGTATTGAAACAGCTGCCCAAGATGCTGTGTTGCGTGAACAA GAAATTGTCACCCAGAAGGTTATACAAACTCAGAG ACTAGCAAGAGATGCAAGTGGACCTCCTGGTGATAGCAAAGATATGTTTTCACGTCTTGACCCAAATGCTTTGAAG gAACATCTCTTGAAAATGACATCGGATCATCGTGCAGAGATGACATCTAAACATAACAAATCTTCTACAATTGATGAAG GTAATTTTGACTTCGGAAATGGATATGGTGTACCTGGTGGAGGAGCTTATTATAATGCTGCAAGACCTCTGTCTGTTGGACAAG GTAAGTCTGAAACTGATGGTGAGAAAAATAACCATAGAGTTTCTATAGTTAATGGAGAATCAGATATGAAAGGTGTATCAGGAGATTTGCCTGATTACCTGAAACAAAAGTTGAAAGCACGTGGAATACTAAAAGAAGGGCCTGCCAAAGAGGATTCCGCTTCTAACGATTAT AAGTTGGAGAGCTCATCAATCCAGTCACCAGTGAAGTTGCTTCATGGATGG GTTGAGACTTTTGACCCTGCTACTGGTGCTCCATATTACTATCATGAAAGCACAGGGAAGAGTCAGTGGGAAAGACCTTCTGAGACTGCAAAAATCACAGTTGCTCCATCTTCATCTTTTCCTCAAGAATGGCAAGAGGCTTTGGATGAAACAACAG GTCAAAAGTATTACTATAATACTAGGACCCAGTTGTCACAATGGGAGCATCCTAATTCTAAACAGCAGTCTTATACGCAGCATACCGAAACAGTGAATTTGAGGCATGCAGCTGATAACCGCTACTTGAGTTTTGATCACAAATGCTTAGGATGTGGTGGTTGGGGAGTTGGCCTAGTACAGTTATGGGGTTACTGCAATCATTGTACGAG agTTCTCAATCTTCCGCAAAACAAGGACGTATCAGTTGGAGAAGCTCCTGAGAAAAGGCTTCCCAAGCAGAG GTCGAACATGAAACCTCCAGTTGGGAAAGGCAACAAAAAGGATCCCAAAAGACGTACCTATGATGACGATGAGGATTTGGATCCAATGGATCCTAGTGCTTACTCGGATGCTCCACGGGGTGGATG GGTTGTTGGGTTGAAAGGAGTACAGCCACGCGCAGCAGATACAACTGCCACg GGTCCTCTATTCCAACAACGCCCCTATCCATCGCCTGGTGCTGTCTTAAGGAAAAATGCAGAAATTGCCTCACAAAACAAGAAACCTAAACTTCACATGTCAGCCATTTCCAAGAGAGGTGATGGAAGCGATGGACTTGGGGATGCTGACTGA
- the LOC124931293 gene encoding uncharacterized protein LOC124931293 isoform X2 translates to MDGNYDHQPLPPGVQPYPNQPQPVQGYWRPQQPSHMPMNHLFPLPPPHMLPTPPTEGFYPNVRPLAQFDNHQPTTHIPYGNSNGSQNVIQHNFPMSQPLNVSPHPAALQPDGKQHDCGSNDDEQLKVNSGVSSDHGSKSWESCGIETAAQDAVLREQEIVTQKVIQTQRLARDASGPPGDSKDMFSRLDPNALKEHLLKMTSDHRAEMTSKHNKSSTIDEGNFDFGNGYGVPGGGAYYNAARPLSVGQGKSETDGEKNNHRVSIVNGESDMKGVSGDLPDYLKQKLKARGILKEGPAKEDSASNDYLESSSIQSPVKLLHGWVETFDPATGAPYYYHESTGKSQWERPSETAKITVAPSSSFPQEWQEALDETTGQKYYYNTRTQLSQWEHPNSKQQSYTQHTETVNLRHAADNRYLSFDHKCLGCGGWGVGLVQLWGYCNHCTRVLNLPQNKDVSVGEAPEKRLPKQRSNMKPPVGKGNKKDPKRRTYDDDEDLDPMDPSAYSDAPRGGWVVGLKGVQPRAADTTATGPLFQQRPYPSPGAVLRKNAEIASQNKKPKLHMSAISKRGDGSDGLGDAD, encoded by the exons atggatggaAACTATGACCACCAACCCCTGCCTCCTGGAGTTCAGCCTTACCCGAATCAACCGCAGCCTGTTCAAGGCTATTGGAGACCACAACAACCTTCCCACATGCCTATGAACCACTTGTTTCCTCTTCCGCCTCCCCATATGCTACCTACTCCTCCCACTGAAGGCTTTTATCCAAATGTTCGACCTTTGGCTCAATTTGATAATCATCAACCCACCACCCACATACCGTATGGTAACTCAAATGGAAGTCAAAATGTCATTCAACATAATTTTCCCATGTCTCAGCCCTTAAATGTGAGTCCCCATCCTGCCGCTTTGCAACCTGATGGTAAACAACATGATTGTGGGTCTAACGATGACGAGCAACTAAAAGTGAACTCTGGGGTTTCTTCAGATCATGGGAGCAAATCTTGGGAATCTTGTGGTATTGAAACAGCTGCCCAAGATGCTGTGTTGCGTGAACAA GAAATTGTCACCCAGAAGGTTATACAAACTCAGAG ACTAGCAAGAGATGCAAGTGGACCTCCTGGTGATAGCAAAGATATGTTTTCACGTCTTGACCCAAATGCTTTGAAG gAACATCTCTTGAAAATGACATCGGATCATCGTGCAGAGATGACATCTAAACATAACAAATCTTCTACAATTGATGAAG GTAATTTTGACTTCGGAAATGGATATGGTGTACCTGGTGGAGGAGCTTATTATAATGCTGCAAGACCTCTGTCTGTTGGACAAG GTAAGTCTGAAACTGATGGTGAGAAAAATAACCATAGAGTTTCTATAGTTAATGGAGAATCAGATATGAAAGGTGTATCAGGAGATTTGCCTGATTACCTGAAACAAAAGTTGAAAGCACGTGGAATACTAAAAGAAGGGCCTGCCAAAGAGGATTCCGCTTCTAACGATTAT TTGGAGAGCTCATCAATCCAGTCACCAGTGAAGTTGCTTCATGGATGG GTTGAGACTTTTGACCCTGCTACTGGTGCTCCATATTACTATCATGAAAGCACAGGGAAGAGTCAGTGGGAAAGACCTTCTGAGACTGCAAAAATCACAGTTGCTCCATCTTCATCTTTTCCTCAAGAATGGCAAGAGGCTTTGGATGAAACAACAG GTCAAAAGTATTACTATAATACTAGGACCCAGTTGTCACAATGGGAGCATCCTAATTCTAAACAGCAGTCTTATACGCAGCATACCGAAACAGTGAATTTGAGGCATGCAGCTGATAACCGCTACTTGAGTTTTGATCACAAATGCTTAGGATGTGGTGGTTGGGGAGTTGGCCTAGTACAGTTATGGGGTTACTGCAATCATTGTACGAG agTTCTCAATCTTCCGCAAAACAAGGACGTATCAGTTGGAGAAGCTCCTGAGAAAAGGCTTCCCAAGCAGAG GTCGAACATGAAACCTCCAGTTGGGAAAGGCAACAAAAAGGATCCCAAAAGACGTACCTATGATGACGATGAGGATTTGGATCCAATGGATCCTAGTGCTTACTCGGATGCTCCACGGGGTGGATG GGTTGTTGGGTTGAAAGGAGTACAGCCACGCGCAGCAGATACAACTGCCACg GGTCCTCTATTCCAACAACGCCCCTATCCATCGCCTGGTGCTGTCTTAAGGAAAAATGCAGAAATTGCCTCACAAAACAAGAAACCTAAACTTCACATGTCAGCCATTTCCAAGAGAGGTGATGGAAGCGATGGACTTGGGGATGCTGACTGA